Below is a window of Cytophagaceae bacterium DNA.
GGAGAGTTTGCGTTGATGATAAATGGTGAAAAATGGATTCCAAATAATTTAAAATGTGAGCTGAAAGTGATTCCTGTGGCCAATTATAATCACGATATGCCTTATACTTTGCCTGTTAAGCCCTCGCCAAACCTAAATACACAGCAAAGCATACTTTTGTATCCCGCCACTTGTATGTTTGAGGGAACCCGACTCAATCACGGTCGGGGAACTATGTACCCGTTCACGATTTTTGGCAGCCCACTCCTGAAAGGTAAATATGACTTTTCATATACCCCAAAGAGTATTAAAGGAATGAGCGAAACGCCATTATTTATGGACGAAGTATGTTATGGGCTTGATTTAAGAAATTTTGATACTGAAAAATTGAGACAAACCAAAAAAATCAATCTGAGCTGGATGATTGAATTATACAATGCATATCCCGAAAAAGATAAGTTCTTTGATCGTAGCCTAAGCAACCAAATCGGTAATATTGATTTCCTTGCGGGTGTGCCGGAGTTTAAAGAACAAATAAAAAATGGACTCTCAGAGGTAGAAATCAGAAAAACCTGGGAACCGGGATTGACCAAATACAAAGAAATGAGGAAGAAATATCTGTTGTATCCTTAAAAACATTTCTTTTTTTTTGGGTTAAAAAAAAGACAAACACTAAAAGAGACCGGTTATAAAAATATCGGTCTCTTTTTATTTTTCAGATTCTTTTCAAATAAATAACATGTGAACCCCACTACCCTCGGCACGCTTGTAAAAGTCCCCCACTGTCAAAACACCATCAAGCTGATCTATCAGGTCTTCTTTTTTATAATGGAAAATCTCCATGGCTAGTTTACAAGACCAAAGTTTACAACCGGAAGTCGAGAGTATTTCAAGAAATTCAGAAACTGGTGGCAAATCCAGCCGGTCAATTTCCTTTTTCATCATAGAAGAAGCAAAAGATTCCATGCCGGGAAGACCACCTAATAATGTGGGCACATGCATCCCTGGATTACCCACGGTGGCAATATGGAGGTCATTGAGTTTTTCTTTGTGGATGGCATCCAGGCCAAAAAAAGTAAAGAATAATTCAGCTTCAATGCCTTCCATTGTAGCACCATTGGCCAAAACAAAAGCTGCGTAAACATTGTCTAAAGTTGCCTTAGACAAAATAATCATTATCTTTTTCATTAGTTAAAATATTTTACCCTCGAAAGTTCAATTATTATTAGGAAAAATACTATGACAGACCTCAATCAAAAACATGTTCATATGTTGTTTTAGGCGGGGCTATTTTGATTTTAAAAATAAACAAAAATCAAAAATGTTTTGGAAATAAAATAAATGTTACTATTTTTGAACTATGATACTGTTTTAGTAACATTTTATACTTAACAATAACAATGAAAGTTTCTGCGACACAATTAAAAATCAGGAACGCTGCCAGAGACCTTTTCAAAAGATATGGGTTAAAAAAAGTAAGCATTGAAGACATCTGTAATTCTGCGGAAATTAGCAAAATGACCTTTTACCGCAACTTCTCCAACAAATCAGATATCGCCTATAAAGTAATTGAAAATGAACTGATTATTGGGCAAAATACTTATGATGAAATCATGAATAGCGACATGGATTTCAAGAAGAAAATTCATGAAATCATTCAGAAAAAAAATGAAAATAGTCAGAGTATAAGTATGGAGTTTCTGAGTGATATTTTCAACTCAGAAGAAGCCGATATTCAGAAATTAATTCAAAATCATACTGATTTATCTATCCAAAAAGTAAGGATCTTTTTTAATGAAGCTAAAGAAAAAAACTTCATCAGAAAAGAAATAAATATAGAATTGCTCATTTTGATGATAAATTCTTTCGCTCAAAAAATGAAAGACCCGGCCTTTCTGTCAATTTTTAAATCACCTGAAGAGGCCGTTCGGGAATTGAATAATTTTTTCTTTTATGGAATAATGCAAATACCTGATAATGAATAATTTTGGAAAAATATTATTCTTAATTTTCTTATTATTTTTTCAAAAAAATATAAGTAAAGCCCAAATCCAATCTGATTTCAAGGGCCAGCTTTCCTGGTTAAATGCCTATTCTAACGCCCAAAAGTTTAATTCAAACTTAAGGTATATTCCGGAATATTCGGCAAAATACGAATTTGACTCAACCCGAAAAATTGACTTCGAAAGTTCGTTTAATTTCACCACTTCCTACTTCACCGATTCCGGCAAATTAGCTTTCAATCCTTCAACGTACAGGCTATGGATTAGATATTCAACCAAACAAACAGAATTAAGAGTAGGCTTACAAAAAATTGATTTCGGCTCAGCTACTTTACTTCGACCCATTCAATGGTTCAACAGAATCGACCCACGCGATCCTTTAAAAATTACGAATGGTGTAAAAGCCGTTCTTGGGAGATATTATTTTGTAAATAATGCCAATCTTTGGGTTTGGGCTCTTTTAAATAACACTGAAGTGCGTGGAATGGACATTTTCAGTACCAAAAGAAAATACCCCGAAATAGGCGGAAGAGTTCAATTACCTCTAAAAAAAGGCGAAATGGCACTTACCTGGCATCGAAGGACAGGGATTTTGCCCGATAATTTCCCGCAGGTTGTCAGTAGCTCCTTTGCAGAAAACCGGGTAGGTTTTGATACCAAATTGGACCTGAAAGTCGGCCTGTGGTTTGAAGCCACTTCAATTTTCCGAAAATCAAATTTAGGATCCCTTCGAAATCAAACTGCCGCCACTTTGGGCACCGATTACACTTTCGGATTGGGCTCAGGTTTAAATGTAATCTTTGAAAAAATGTGGGTGGGTTTTGGTGAAAACTTTGGAAAGTATGAACAAAATATTCATCTGAACGCACTCGTAACCACCTATCCTATCGATATTAATAACAGAATAAGTATATATGGTATCTATTCCAAAAAAAGTGAAATCAATTCTCTAGTTGGAAATTTCGAACATCAATTTAATAAAATCACAGCTTATTTAATGGTCTTTCATAATCAATCGGGAACATTTTCATTGCTTCAGAACCAAATGGGACCACTTTTTAACGGAAATGGTTTTAATATTCTTTTGACATACAATCATTAATAATATGGAAAATATAGTCACTTTAAAAAATGTAAGTAAGAAATTCAAAGTTGGCGATGGGGATTTCTGGGCCTTAAAAAACATCAATCTTGCCTTATATAAGGGTGAGTTTGCGGGGCTGGTAGGTCCCAGTGGCTCTGGAAAAACAACGCTACTTAACATCATTGGCTCCCTGGATGTACAATCTGAAGGTGAAGCCATTGTTTTGGGAAAAGATGTTAAAAACCTGTCTCACAAAGAATCGGCAGAGTTAAGAAACCATCACCTGGGTTTTATTTTTCAGGTTTATAATCTGCTCCCGGTCTATACAGTGTTTGAAAATGTTGAGTTTGCTCTATTACTACAAAAAATACCGGAATACGAAAGAAAAACAAGGGTAATGGAAGCATTGGAATGGGTCGGCCTGGCACATTTGGCACAAACCAAACCCTCAAAACTATCCGGCGGAGAAGGTCAGCGGGTGGCGATTGCCCGAGCAATGGTGAAAAAACCTGATATTCTTCTGGCAGATGAACCCACAGCAAATCTTGACGCAGAAAATGCTCATCATATCCTGAAAATCATGGAAAAACTAAATCAGGAATTAAAAACTACCTTCCTCTTTTCGACCCATGACGAAAAAGTGATGCAATACCTGAAAAGGACGATACGTCTTAAAGATGGAAAAATTGAAAGTGACATTACTGAAAACAATCCAAACCCATGAAAATTGCATTTCAACTGGCCTGGAAAAACCTGATAGGTGCAGGCCTCAGAACATGGCTCAATGTTGGCGTTTTAACATTTTCGTTTATAGTAATTGTATTTTACAACGCCATGCTTGATGGCTGGAACCACCAGGCGAAGTTTGAAAGCGTAAAATGGGAGTATGCCCACGGACAATTAATCAACGAAAAATATGATCCTTATGACCCATTTACAGTGCAGGACGGTCATGGTGTTTATTTAGGAAAAACAGAAAATATTAGTCCAATTTTAATAAGACAAGGTACCCTTTATCCCAACAACCGAATGGTGACGGTAAGCCTGATGGGTATTGATACTCTTCAAAAAATTGTAGCCATTCCTGTCGAAAAACTCAAATCAGAATATGGAGAGTTTCCCGTTGTTTTAGGTAGAAATATGGCGAAAAGTTTAAATGTGAAAGTAGGTGACCAAATTTTGCTTCGATGGAGAGATAAAAACGGGACTTTTGATGCCACAGAAGTAACCGTATCAGGAATTTTCAAAACTGATGTTTCCTCAGTAGATAACGGAAAAATCTGGATGAGTATTCAGAAACTTTGGGAAATAACCGGTCTGAATAATCACGCTACTTATTTCGTAGCCAATGAAAAATTTGATAACCCAAATGTGCAGGAGTGGAAATTCAAAAATCAGGAAGTTCTTTTAAAAGATATTACAGATATGATAGCCATGAAAAAAATGAGTAGCTCCATCATGTATTTTCTTTTGCTCAGCATTGCACTTCTGGCAATTTTTGATACCCAGGTTTTGTCAGTTTTCAGACGACAAAAAGAAATTGGCACTTATATAGCCTTAGGAATGACACGAAGCCAGGTGGTTGGCATATTTACGGTAGAAGGTTCCATGTATAGCATTTTTGCCATCATTTTGTCAGGCATAATAGGAATTCCTTTATTTACTTTCGTAGCAAAAACTGGAATTTCATTACCCACCAGTTCCCAGGATGTTGGATTTGCGATGGCTGATGTTATTTATCCATTATTCGGCCTTAAATTGATTCTGAGTACTATTCTTCTGGTATTGATTTCGGCCACCATTGTCAGTTTTCTGCCTACCCGAAAAATCACTAAAATGAATCCCGTGGACGCTTTAAAAGGAAAACTACAATGATAAAATTTATATTAAAAGGAATTCTCAGAGACAGCAGCCGCAGTTTGCTACCCATTATAATCATCAGTATTGGAGTATTTCTCACGGTCTTCCTGACTGCCTATCTCAATGGGGTAATGAATGACCTCAAGGAGCAAACTGCAAAATTTGACACTGGCCATGTAAAAGTTATGACAAAGGCTTATTTGAAAGAAATTGACCAGAATCCCCTTGACCTTTCAATTCTGAATTCAGATCAATTAACACAATCTCTGACCAAAAGTTACCCTGAATATCAATGGGTAAATCGCATAAAATTCGGAGGTATTATTGATATTCCCGACCAATTGGGCAACTCTAAAGGTCAGGGACCGGCTGCAGGTTTTGCAATTTCACTCTTTGACAAATCTCAGGGAGAAATTGAACGTTTTAATTTAAAAAATGCACTTAAAACCGGCGTTATTCCTGAGAAGTCGGGTCAGGTATTAATCGGACATGATTTTGCAGAAAAATTAAAACTGAAACCGGGTAATGAAATCACACTGATGGGCTCAACCATGAATGGCAGCCTGATGCTTTTCCCATTGAAAATTTCCGGAACCATTAAATTTGGAATGAAACAACTCGATCAGGGGGCTATTATCGTTGATATTTCCGATGCCAGAAAAATGTTGGATATGGAAAATGCAAGTAGTGAAATTTTGGGCTTTTCAAAATCGGGAAAATATGACAATGAAAACGCCGAACTGGTTTCCAATAATTTCAATCTGCCATATAAAACATCAAAAGATGAATTCGCTCCAATTATGTTGCCTTTAAAACAACAAAAAAACCTGGCAGAGCTCATCGACTATACTGACAATATTTCGGGTATTTTTATTTTCATTTTTGTTTTGGCCATGTCAGTAGTTTTGTGGAATACGGGTCTTTTGGGTGGAATAAGAAGATACAAGGAAATTGGCATCAGACTTTCCATGGGTGAGTCAAAACCTGTTCTTTATAAAAATATGATCATCGAAGCTACAATTATTGGTATAATTGGATCAATAATCGGAACTTCTCTGGGTATTTTGGTGGCTTATTATCTTCAAACAGTTGGCATTGATATCAGTGAAATGATGAAAAATTCCACCATGTTTTTCCCCCCCAGGGTCAGGGCAGAGGTAGGCCCCTCCTTGTTTTATATTGGTTTCATACCCGGTGTACTGGCTATGGTAGCCGGAACGATGCTCTCGGGTATCGGGATATTCAAACGACAAACCTCTCAATTATTCAAAGAACTCGAAGTCTAAATTTTTGATTATTAATTTTTTATACGATAATGAAAAAAATTATTATTCTATCAGCAATATTACTTTTTGCAAAGCTTTCTTTCGGTCAAACCCTCTCAGCCGAAAACATCCTGAAAAAAGTGGATGCCAACATGGTTTCTAAAAACAGGATTATGGAAGCCAAAATGATTATCCATGGCCAAAGAAACGACCGTGAGATTTCCTCCAAATCTTATTCTGAAGGAATCGAAAAATCCTTTACCGAATACCTCTCACCTGAAAGAGAAAAAGGCACAAAAATGCTCAAAATGAAAAACATGCTCTGGATTTATACGCCGGCCACCGACCGTACCATTCAGCTTTCAGGGCATTTGTTGAGGCAATCGGTCATGGGCTCGGACCTTTCGTATGAAGACATGATGGAAACCCGTAAACTTTACGAAATCTATGATGCTAAGATTTTGAAGCAGGAAAAAATAGACGATAGAAATACCTGGCTGTTGGAATTGAATGCCAAAGTAGAAGATGTGGCCTATGTGAAGTCTCAAATATGGATTGACACAGAAAAATTTGTTCCTCTAAAACAAGATTTTTATGCAAAAAGTGGCCAGTTGCTTAAAAGAAGCACATTTTCTGACATCGATAAAATCAATGGCAGATGGTATCCAAAGAAAATCAATTACAAAGACATGCTCAAAAACGGCAAAGGTACCGACTTTATAATGCTCAAAGTAAGCTTTAACACCAACATTCCTGACTACATTTTCTCTAAAGCCTCACTGAAAAAATAAGCAGGAAGTTCAAAAATTTTAACCCAAAAAGCTCAATATACATTCTGGCGAAATAATCGGTCCGTCGTTCGGTTTTGCAAAATAGCTATGACGAGCATCGAAAGACCTATCGAGATAGGTTTACAGATGTTCGGAAATAGGTATGAAGTAACGGGGGTCGCCTTCGACTTTTATTGCAGCCGATTTTCTAATGAGTTTTTTGGGTTTATATGACAAAATCAGCCAAATAATTGATTTATCTGACAAGCATTTTTCAAAAACCTGAAATTATGTCAGTAAAATGTCAGTTTTTCTCTCTTGGCTTAGATATTGTTAAAATGACAGAAGTTAATTTTAATCAATCTTTAAAATATTTATAGTATTATGTCAGTAAACGTTAAACCTTTAGCAGACAGAGTAGTAGTAGAGGCAGCTCCGGCCGAAGAAAAAACCGCCTTTGGTATTATCATTCCTGACACAGCTAAGGAAAAACCTCAAAAAGGTACTGTTGTAGCTGTGGGACCCGGAAAAAAAGATGAGCCTATCACAGTAAAAGTTGGAGATTCAGTACTTTATGGCAAGTACTCAGGTACCGAGATTACTGTTGATGGTAAAGAGTATTTGATCATGAGAGAATCAGATATTTACGCTATCGTTTAATTTTTTTTATTCAGATTATTAATTCAAAAAACATTTTTTAAAATAATGGCAAAACAAATTCTTTTTGATACCGAAGCAAGAGACAAACTGAAAAGAGGCGTTGATACGCTTGCTAACGCTGTAAAAGTAACTTTAGGGCCAAAAGGTCGTAACGTAATCATTGATAAAAAATTTGGTTCACCTTCAATCACCAAAGATGGTGTATCGGTAGCCAAAGAAATCGAATTGGCTGACGCTATCGAAAACATGGGTGCTCAATTGGTGAAAGAGGTAGCTTCAAAAACTGCTGATCAGGCCGGTGACGGTACTACCACTGCCACAGTATTGGCTCAGGCTATTTACACCATCGGTGCTAAAAACGTAGCCGCAGGTGCCAATCCGATGGACCTCAAAAGAGGAATCGAAAAAGCAGTCAGTGCCATTGTTAAAAACCTCCACGAGCAATCAAAATCAATCACTACTTCTAAAGAAATCACTCAGGTGGCTTCTATTTCTGCTAACAATGACAATGAAATAGGTCAAATGATAGCCGATGCCATGGACA
It encodes the following:
- a CDS encoding DUF1343 domain-containing protein, whose translation is MTQIPNTKILFFLSFIFLFSCKNNAQSPSKTQQAEIKTGAEQLDKYLPLLQGKRIGILANPTTIIGNKHLVDGLLALKINITKAFGPEHGFRGKASAGDKVDDERDPTTGLKIISLYGKKRKPSAEDLADIDLMIFDIQDVGCRFYTYINVLRDVMEACAENNKPLLILDRPNPNGYLIDGPILDMKYKSGIGQFPVPIAHGLTIGEFALMINGEKWIPNNLKCELKVIPVANYNHDMPYTLPVKPSPNLNTQQSILLYPATCMFEGTRLNHGRGTMYPFTIFGSPLLKGKYDFSYTPKSIKGMSETPLFMDEVCYGLDLRNFDTEKLRQTKKINLSWMIELYNAYPEKDKFFDRSLSNQIGNIDFLAGVPEFKEQIKNGLSEVEIRKTWEPGLTKYKEMRKKYLLYP
- a CDS encoding DsrE/DsrF/DrsH-like family protein, whose amino-acid sequence is MKKIMIILSKATLDNVYAAFVLANGATMEGIEAELFFTFFGLDAIHKEKLNDLHIATVGNPGMHVPTLLGGLPGMESFASSMMKKEIDRLDLPPVSEFLEILSTSGCKLWSCKLAMEIFHYKKEDLIDQLDGVLTVGDFYKRAEGSGVHMLFI
- a CDS encoding TetR/AcrR family transcriptional regulator, whose translation is MKVSATQLKIRNAARDLFKRYGLKKVSIEDICNSAEISKMTFYRNFSNKSDIAYKVIENELIIGQNTYDEIMNSDMDFKKKIHEIIQKKNENSQSISMEFLSDIFNSEEADIQKLIQNHTDLSIQKVRIFFNEAKEKNFIRKEINIELLILMINSFAQKMKDPAFLSIFKSPEEAVRELNNFFFYGIMQIPDNE
- a CDS encoding ABC transporter ATP-binding protein — encoded protein: MENIVTLKNVSKKFKVGDGDFWALKNINLALYKGEFAGLVGPSGSGKTTLLNIIGSLDVQSEGEAIVLGKDVKNLSHKESAELRNHHLGFIFQVYNLLPVYTVFENVEFALLLQKIPEYERKTRVMEALEWVGLAHLAQTKPSKLSGGEGQRVAIARAMVKKPDILLADEPTANLDAENAHHILKIMEKLNQELKTTFLFSTHDEKVMQYLKRTIRLKDGKIESDITENNPNP
- a CDS encoding ABC transporter permease; this encodes MKIAFQLAWKNLIGAGLRTWLNVGVLTFSFIVIVFYNAMLDGWNHQAKFESVKWEYAHGQLINEKYDPYDPFTVQDGHGVYLGKTENISPILIRQGTLYPNNRMVTVSLMGIDTLQKIVAIPVEKLKSEYGEFPVVLGRNMAKSLNVKVGDQILLRWRDKNGTFDATEVTVSGIFKTDVSSVDNGKIWMSIQKLWEITGLNNHATYFVANEKFDNPNVQEWKFKNQEVLLKDITDMIAMKKMSSSIMYFLLLSIALLAIFDTQVLSVFRRQKEIGTYIALGMTRSQVVGIFTVEGSMYSIFAIILSGIIGIPLFTFVAKTGISLPTSSQDVGFAMADVIYPLFGLKLILSTILLVLISATIVSFLPTRKITKMNPVDALKGKLQ
- a CDS encoding FtsX-like permease family protein yields the protein MIKFILKGILRDSSRSLLPIIIISIGVFLTVFLTAYLNGVMNDLKEQTAKFDTGHVKVMTKAYLKEIDQNPLDLSILNSDQLTQSLTKSYPEYQWVNRIKFGGIIDIPDQLGNSKGQGPAAGFAISLFDKSQGEIERFNLKNALKTGVIPEKSGQVLIGHDFAEKLKLKPGNEITLMGSTMNGSLMLFPLKISGTIKFGMKQLDQGAIIVDISDARKMLDMENASSEILGFSKSGKYDNENAELVSNNFNLPYKTSKDEFAPIMLPLKQQKNLAELIDYTDNISGIFIFIFVLAMSVVLWNTGLLGGIRRYKEIGIRLSMGESKPVLYKNMIIEATIIGIIGSIIGTSLGILVAYYLQTVGIDISEMMKNSTMFFPPRVRAEVGPSLFYIGFIPGVLAMVAGTMLSGIGIFKRQTSQLFKELEV
- a CDS encoding outer membrane lipoprotein-sorting protein, with protein sequence MKKIIILSAILLFAKLSFGQTLSAENILKKVDANMVSKNRIMEAKMIIHGQRNDREISSKSYSEGIEKSFTEYLSPEREKGTKMLKMKNMLWIYTPATDRTIQLSGHLLRQSVMGSDLSYEDMMETRKLYEIYDAKILKQEKIDDRNTWLLELNAKVEDVAYVKSQIWIDTEKFVPLKQDFYAKSGQLLKRSTFSDIDKINGRWYPKKINYKDMLKNGKGTDFIMLKVSFNTNIPDYIFSKASLKK
- a CDS encoding co-chaperone GroES, which codes for MSVNVKPLADRVVVEAAPAEEKTAFGIIIPDTAKEKPQKGTVVAVGPGKKDEPITVKVGDSVLYGKYSGTEITVDGKEYLIMRESDIYAIV